One Phocoena phocoena chromosome 5, mPhoPho1.1, whole genome shotgun sequence genomic region harbors:
- the NIPAL1 gene encoding magnesium transporter NIPA3: MGGQVRLPPGEPCREGYVLSLICPNASQAWCEITRVSQLLASPVLYRDLNSSITNCSISANAENKYSLYVGLVLAISSSIFIGSSFILKKKGLLQLANRGVTRAGQGGYSYLKEWLWWAGLLSMGAGEAANFAAYAFAPATLVTPLGALSVLISALLSSYFLNEHLNIHGKIGCILSILGSTVMVIHAPQEEEVASLHEMEMKLRDPGFISFAVIITVISLVLILIVAPKKGQTNILVYISICSLIGAFSVSSVKGLGIAIKELLEWKPIYKHPLVFVLLAVLVLSVTTQINYLNKALDTFNTSLVTPIYYVFFTSMVVTCSAILFQEWYGMNAGDIIGTLSGFFTIINGIFLLHAFKNTDITWSDLTSTTQKEVLSLNGNEDKYVLLENVECSAPGFEDDITLFSRTDDQSR, from the exons ATGGGGGGACAGGTGAGGCTACCACCCGGAGAGCCCTGCCGAGAAG gCTACGTGCTGTCTCTGATCTGTCCGAATGCCTCCCAGGCTTGGTGTGAGATCACACGTGTGTCACAGCTGCTGGCTTCTCCTGTCCTCTACAGGGACCTGAATTCCAGCATAACCAACTGCAGCATTTCTGCAAATGCAGAGAACAAATACAGTCTTTATGTAGGCCTGGTACTGGCAATAAGTTCCAGTATTTTTATTGGCTCCAGTTTCATCTTGAAAAAAAAGGGCCTCTTACAACTGGCCAACAGGGGAGTTACTAGAGCTG GACAAGGTGGATATTCTTACCTCAAGGAATGGCTCTGGTGGGCAGGATTACTCTCAA TGGGAGCAGGCGAGGCTGCGAATTTTGCAGCTTATGCTTTCGCACCTGCCACCTTGGTCACCCCACTGGGCGCTCTGAGTGTTCTCATAAG TGCACTGTTgtcttcctattttttaaatgagcacttGAACATTCATGGGAAAATAGGCTGCATATTAAGTATATTGGGGTCAACTGTGATGGTTATCCATGCCCCACAAGAAGAGGAAGTTGCTTCTCTgcatgaaatggaaatgaaattgagagaCCCAG GATTTATCTCCTTTGCTGTGATCATAACTGTGATCTCCTTGGTGCTGATTTTGATTGTAGCTCCCAAGAAAGGACAGACCAATATATTGGTCTACATTTCAATCTGTTCATTGATTGGagcattttcagtttcttctgtcAAGGGCCTGGGAATTGCCATCAAGGAACTACTGGAATGGAAGCCCATTTATAAGCATCCCCTGGTCTTTGTTTTGCTGGCTGTACTCGTGCTTTCAGTGACAACACAGATTAACTATCTCAACAAGGCATTGGACACCTTTAACACATCTCTTGTGACTCCCATTTATTATGTGTTCTTCACTTCCATGGTAGTAACTTGCTCCGCCATCTTATTCCAAGAATGGTATGGCATGAATGCTGGAGATATCATCGGGACTTTGAGTGGGTTCTTCACCATTATCAATGGCATCTTCCTTCtacatgcttttaaaaacactgaCATTACCTGGAGTGATCTGACATCCACCACTCAGAAAGAAGTCCTCTCTCTGAATGGCAATGAAGACAAATACGTCTTACTAGAGAATGTAGAATGTTCAGCCCCAGGATTTGAAGATGACATTACCTTGTTTAGCAGGACTGATGATCAAAGTCGCTAG